In Bosea sp. PAMC 26642, the DNA window GAACCGTTCCGCGATGGAGGTGACGGCCAGCCGCAACTGCCCGCGCGGACGGCCCTCGAGGCTACCGACCACCTCGACCGCCGCACGCATGTCGGAGAGGGCCGGCGCGACGGAGGCGACGAGACGCTCCCCGGCCTCGGTCAGGCCGACGCTGCGCGTCGTGCGCCGGACGAGCGCAACTCCCAGGCTCGCCTCCAGGCGGCGGATGGTCTGACTGACGGCCGAGCGGGTCACGCCGAGCCGACAGCCGCTCCATCCTCCATGAAATATGAGCCAGCTCAAACAGCATAAGGCCGGAGCGCGCGCTCATCGCTGCATTTCAGAAACGGAGTGGTAACGATCCCTACCTTGGCGAGTGATCGCGTTATAAGCCGGATTGAGAGCTGGCCATCTGCCCGGCGCACCTCTCGTCGCCGACCGCTGCATGGGCGACGTCGCTTGATGCGCCGATTAGGAGCAGCCTCGCCATGGACGAGGGTTTGGCCTACATGGTGAACTTCGGAAACGTCGCAGGTAGCCAATGAGCATCGTCCCGGAGCCAACTCGGCCAGGTCAGGACAGCGTCTGGACCTTCCCGCGACCGGCTATCGCGGAGCCCTGTGACCGACGCATCGTAATCCGCCATCGCGGCGAGACAGTTGCCGACACGACGGCTTCTGTCCGCGTAATCGAAACCAGCCATCCGCCGACTTATTATATTCCGCCAGACAGCGTGAACGCTCGGCTGCTGCCGTCGCCGCATCGTTCGATCTGCGAGTGGAAAGGGCAGGCGAGCTATATCGATCTGGTGTTTGGGTCCGAGACGCTGCGCCAAGTCGGCTGGCTTTATCCATCGCCGACGCCTGCCTTCGCAATCCTGGCCGACTTCATCGCCTTCTACGCACAGCCGTTCGACGAATGCCTGGTCGATGGCGAAGTGGTCACCCCACAGCCCGGCGGCTTCTATGGCGGCTGGATAACATCCCACGTCGCCGGACCGTTCAAGGGCATCCCCGGTAGTCGGTTCTGGTAGTCGATCTGGCAAAAATCTTGGCATGACGCGAACCGTCACCACTGCTCGCGCCTCTTTTTGTTGGAAGCCTTCACACTTGCCGGCACAGAGACGTTGGCGCGGTCTACTGGACTGCTGCCAGTTCTTTGGACCGGCAGATAAGGTATTTTCTTGCTTTCTCCGTACTCGAAGGGACTAGTCTAAGCGCCGAGTCCTCAGATCGAGATTAATCACCTACCACATTGTTAAATCTTGGACCCCAGCACGGGGAGGGCCTGTCCTGAGCCTAGCTTTTGTTCTTGAGAGTTGTTCTCCGCCATGAACGGAGTTGTAACGTCAGAAGAGGCGGCCGCATCCGGGAAGCGCCGCCGATGCAATGCAGCACACCTCAGCGCGCCGGCATGGCCGCCAGCATGGCGTCGATGCCGTCCTCCATACATGTATGCGGCACATAACCCAGCGCCGCCTGCAATCCGTCGTTGGCGAAGCTCCAGGCCGATGGCGGCGTGACGTCTGGTTGCGGCGCGAGCCTGAGTCCCGGAAACCGGGTCGCTAAATGCGCCGCCGCCTCGCGCATCAGGCGCTTGTCGCCGACGACGTTGAAGACATGGTTGCCTGAGAGCGAGGCCGTCGCCGCGCAGGCCGTGACCTCGGCGGCGTCGCCAATCCAGGTCCAGTCGATCGGCTCCCGAAAATCGGGGAAGGCGAGGTCGCCGGCCCCGCTCGCCGCCTGCTCCACCAGCGTCTGAATCGCGCGCCAGCCGCGTGCCCGGCCGAGGCCGTAGACCGAGCCGAAGCGCAGGCCGATGAGGGTCAGGTCGGGATTGTCGGCTGCAAAGGCGCGGGCGAGATGTTCGCCAAAGGCTTTGGTCGCACCATAGACGCTGGCGGGGCGCGCCATGGCCGCATCGCCCGGCACTGTGTCGGCGTCGCCGAGCGCCGCGACAGAGCTTGCATAGACGATGCGCTTTGCGCCGGTCTCGAGCGCGGCGGCAAAGACATGGGCGGTCCCGAGCGCGTTGACCCGGGTTGCCGCGGCGATGTCGGCCTTCGCGTCGAGCGTAAGAAGGGCCGCAAGATGGACGATGATGTCGGGCCGAAACGCCGAGAAGGCCGACGTGACGTCACCCATCTCGGCGACGTCGCATGCGCGGAAGGTGATGTCGGGCCGGGCAGGGGGGGCTGATATGTCGAGAGCTTGCACCTCGTGGCCGTCGCCGGCGAGCCTCATGGCCGAGGCAAGTCCGAGGAAGCCAGCGCCGCCAGTGATCGCGATACGCATGGCGCGCGGCGCTCAATACTTGATCACGCCAAAACGGCGAAAGGCGTCGTGGATGCGGTCGGCATAGGCGTTGAAGCTTGGATAGTCGCCGAGATGGGCCGGGCGCGGACGCGGCAATTCGATCGCGATCTCGTCGACCACACGGCCCGGCGTCGGCGACATCACCAGCACGCGGTCCGACAGGCCG includes these proteins:
- a CDS encoding DUF427 domain-containing protein yields the protein MSIVPEPTRPGQDSVWTFPRPAIAEPCDRRIVIRHRGETVADTTASVRVIETSHPPTYYIPPDSVNARLLPSPHRSICEWKGQASYIDLVFGSETLRQVGWLYPSPTPAFAILADFIAFYAQPFDECLVDGEVVTPQPGGFYGGWITSHVAGPFKGIPGSRFW
- a CDS encoding NAD-dependent epimerase/dehydratase family protein; the encoded protein is MRIAITGGAGFLGLASAMRLAGDGHEVQALDISAPPARPDITFRACDVAEMGDVTSAFSAFRPDIIVHLAALLTLDAKADIAAATRVNALGTAHVFAAALETGAKRIVYASSVAALGDADTVPGDAAMARPASVYGATKAFGEHLARAFAADNPDLTLIGLRFGSVYGLGRARGWRAIQTLVEQAASGAGDLAFPDFREPIDWTWIGDAAEVTACAATASLSGNHVFNVVGDKRLMREAAAHLATRFPGLRLAPQPDVTPPSAWSFANDGLQAALGYVPHTCMEDGIDAMLAAMPAR